In the genome of Halobacteriovoraceae bacterium, one region contains:
- the rplT gene encoding 50S ribosomal protein L20: MSRVRRGFKARRRRNKILKLAKGFHFDRRRKYRQTAETVKRALHYTYIGRRLLKRDMRKLWIVRIGAAAKGLGLSYSKLMGALKNKDIQLNRKMLAEIAATDLKAMESIVAAAK, encoded by the coding sequence ATGTCTAGAGTACGTAGAGGATTTAAGGCTAGAAGAAGAAGAAATAAGATTTTGAAACTGGCCAAGGGATTTCATTTCGATAGGAGAAGAAAATACCGTCAAACAGCAGAAACTGTAAAAAGAGCATTACACTATACTTATATCGGTAGACGTCTTCTTAAAAGAGATATGAGAAAACTTTGGATCGTAAGAATTGGCGCTGCCGCAAAGGGACTAGGTCTTTCTTATTCAAAGCTTATGGGAGCACTTAAAAATAAAGACATTCAACTTAACAGAAAAATGCTTGCTGAAATTGCAGCCACTGATCTAAAAGCAATGGAATCTATTGTCGCTGCCGCAAAATAA
- the rpmI gene encoding 50S ribosomal protein L35 encodes MPKMKTKRAAAKRFSKTASGKFKRKRANLRHILEKRPKDAKKRNGKADYIHTSDVGRVKEMLPYA; translated from the coding sequence ATGCCAAAGATGAAGACGAAAAGGGCCGCGGCCAAGAGATTTTCCAAAACAGCATCAGGGAAATTTAAAAGAAAAAGAGCTAACTTAAGACACATTCTTGAGAAAAGGCCAAAAGATGCCAAAAAAAGAAATGGTAAAGCTGATTATATCCATACATCAGATGTTGGACGCGTAAAGGAAATGCTTCCATACGCTTAA
- a CDS encoding translation initiation factor IF-3, protein MRGKKKDLGPRVNEDIRVPEIRLVGDDGHAYGIVSLSEAKSIALQKELDLVEVSPNAKPPVVKLIDYGKFKYQQQKKVAEAKKKQTVIQLKEIQFRPNIEAHDLETKLKRAQKFIDQGDKVKMVMQFRGREMAYKDIGRDKFTGIIEKVIEMGAIIESEMKMMGNRIIAILAPSKKQK, encoded by the coding sequence ATTAGGGGTAAGAAGAAAGATTTAGGCCCTAGAGTTAATGAAGATATACGCGTACCAGAAATCCGACTTGTCGGGGATGATGGCCATGCCTATGGGATTGTCTCATTAAGTGAAGCAAAATCAATCGCATTACAAAAAGAACTTGATCTTGTTGAAGTTTCTCCAAATGCAAAACCTCCTGTTGTAAAATTAATTGACTATGGCAAATTTAAATATCAACAGCAAAAAAAGGTCGCAGAGGCCAAGAAGAAACAAACTGTAATCCAACTTAAAGAAATCCAGTTTAGACCTAATATTGAAGCTCACGATCTTGAAACAAAGCTGAAAAGAGCTCAAAAATTCATCGATCAAGGTGACAAAGTTAAGATGGTTATGCAATTTCGTGGACGAGAAATGGCGTATAAAGATATTGGTAGGGACAAATTTACTGGAATTATTGAGAAAGTAATCGAAATGGGCGCGATAATTGAGTCTGAAATGAAAATGATGGGTAACAGAATTATTGCTATTCTAGCACCTTCTAAGAAACAAAAATAA
- a CDS encoding cation transporter, translating into MSQTVSNALFRREKEIKRVLIITLFLNLFVAGIKLLIGHWYGLLSLSSSGLESVFDGSSNVLALISIYLAHRPADEGHNYGHYKIETLGAILIALILFLSGVQMSIEVYERFHVKKVTTDIGIAPFITILVSMATSGFVSWYEKMKAKKLNSSILAADSEHTFGDFVISFGVLISIAFHYYGYFWPDIFVGAIISLYMIYLGIKIVSSNLPELLDASPEISIELQKLVQQNKKILDVHKFRVRGTSYFLYIDFHLLLEETLSLKDAHSLAHETEDKLKEHLLKQSIKSDITIHIEPFEEEHID; encoded by the coding sequence ATGTCACAAACTGTTTCAAACGCATTATTTAGACGTGAAAAAGAAATCAAAAGAGTACTCATTATCACTCTTTTTTTAAATCTCTTTGTTGCAGGAATTAAACTTCTTATAGGACATTGGTATGGTCTATTATCCCTAAGTTCTTCAGGATTAGAATCTGTATTTGATGGTTCTTCAAATGTTCTTGCTTTAATAAGTATATATCTCGCTCACAGACCTGCTGATGAAGGACACAACTATGGCCACTATAAAATTGAAACTCTTGGGGCAATTCTAATTGCTTTAATACTTTTTTTATCTGGTGTTCAGATGTCAATTGAAGTTTACGAACGCTTTCACGTGAAAAAAGTAACAACAGATATTGGTATCGCTCCATTCATCACCATTTTAGTTTCAATGGCAACAAGTGGATTTGTGAGTTGGTATGAAAAAATGAAGGCAAAAAAATTAAACTCATCAATTCTTGCAGCAGATTCTGAGCATACATTTGGTGATTTTGTCATAAGTTTTGGTGTGCTTATTAGTATTGCTTTTCATTACTATGGTTATTTTTGGCCAGACATATTCGTTGGTGCGATTATTTCTCTTTATATGATTTATCTAGGAATTAAAATAGTCTCTTCTAACCTTCCTGAATTATTAGATGCATCCCCCGAAATTTCAATTGAATTGCAAAAATTAGTACAACAAAATAAAAAGATTTTAGACGTTCATAAGTTTCGTGTACGTGGGACTTCTTACTTTTTATATATAGATTTCCATCTACTACTCGAAGAGACTCTCTCTCTAAAGGATGCTCACAGTCTGGCACATGAGACAGAAGATAAACTTAAAGAACACCTCTTGAAGCAGTCAATAAAATCAGATATAACCATCCATATCGAACCGTTTGAAGAAGAGCATATAGATTAA
- a CDS encoding 1-acyl-sn-glycerol-3-phosphate acyltransferase, with protein sequence METTSSQSDIITTKGKAMAAKLPLFETVLSYPKLKERVAGRKEEENKVRKILKELAADFHEGTYKKVIRSIEISMGLLYDDVDMESPEGIDLKKLSEEANFVIVPNHQSHADYIALNFINYRKNNFAFHIAGGINLNIFPIGKIFRQSGCFFIRRSFASDVLYKMTFEAYIYYLLKVGYPIQFFFEGGRTRSGKLMAPRYGLYQMLITAHEQLVEEGHTKELLFIPASIAHEYVPEQKSLSKELSGGAKTKESTRQLFKLYRLLSLKLGSIHIKVGNPIGVPQKGSLKDKLRKVAFDCFLAVGDNMKVTPTSLISLILLDEPTGALQMVDINKRAREILEYCKEFNVPISKTLVEDKYEGALERAIDLFISNKKLNVIGHPSLGHVFYSFKEECRFETLFFKNTILHHFIVPWVINNAWLNVTNGNIKDTNDIRKFFIQQRDQLRHEFYLPSMKDYYIKAMKIISHCVGRKIEDLDSCMGLTTEEMHRVKQKIGVFGRSLSYIIEGYYLLALAIKKLEKESSKGNFKVDELRRSIEDIFEIEKKTGKFVRFIESKTPPLLTSSLKYYVDEDILEKEPGHYRLKNEKLLNEKIELLANDLEGQLG encoded by the coding sequence GTGGAAACAACATCAAGCCAATCTGATATTATAACCACAAAAGGAAAGGCAATGGCCGCAAAATTACCTTTATTTGAAACTGTTCTCTCTTACCCAAAATTAAAAGAGAGAGTTGCTGGTAGAAAAGAGGAAGAAAATAAAGTTAGAAAAATTTTAAAGGAATTGGCCGCTGATTTCCATGAAGGTACTTATAAGAAAGTAATACGAAGTATCGAAATTTCAATGGGATTACTTTATGATGATGTTGATATGGAATCCCCTGAAGGAATTGATTTAAAAAAACTTTCGGAAGAAGCAAATTTTGTAATCGTTCCGAACCACCAGTCTCATGCTGATTATATTGCTCTAAATTTTATTAACTATAGGAAAAATAATTTTGCTTTTCATATCGCAGGGGGAATAAATCTTAATATATTTCCAATTGGAAAAATCTTTCGTCAATCTGGATGTTTTTTCATTCGAAGGAGTTTTGCAAGTGATGTTCTCTATAAAATGACTTTCGAGGCCTACATCTATTATCTACTAAAAGTTGGGTATCCCATTCAGTTTTTCTTTGAAGGAGGCAGAACTCGATCTGGAAAACTGATGGCCCCTAGATATGGCCTATACCAAATGCTTATCACTGCACATGAACAATTAGTAGAAGAAGGACATACGAAAGAGCTTCTTTTTATTCCTGCTTCCATTGCTCATGAATATGTTCCTGAGCAAAAATCCTTATCTAAGGAACTATCTGGAGGAGCAAAAACTAAAGAAAGTACAAGGCAATTATTTAAACTCTATCGTTTATTGTCTTTAAAACTTGGAAGTATACATATAAAAGTTGGCAATCCTATTGGTGTCCCACAGAAAGGCTCCTTGAAAGATAAACTTAGAAAAGTTGCCTTTGATTGTTTCCTCGCAGTAGGGGACAATATGAAAGTCACTCCTACATCCTTAATTTCTCTCATCCTATTAGATGAACCTACTGGTGCATTGCAAATGGTTGATATTAACAAACGAGCTCGAGAAATTTTGGAATACTGTAAAGAATTTAATGTACCCATTTCTAAGACCCTCGTTGAAGATAAATATGAAGGTGCTTTAGAAAGGGCCATCGATCTATTTATATCAAATAAAAAACTCAACGTAATCGGTCACCCAAGTTTAGGACATGTCTTTTATTCTTTTAAAGAAGAATGCAGGTTTGAAACTTTATTTTTTAAAAACACAATCCTTCATCACTTTATTGTTCCCTGGGTAATAAATAATGCATGGTTAAATGTCACCAACGGGAATATAAAAGACACCAATGATATCAGGAAATTTTTTATTCAACAACGTGACCAACTTAGACATGAATTTTATCTACCAAGCATGAAAGACTACTACATTAAGGCCATGAAGATTATTTCTCATTGTGTTGGTAGAAAAATCGAAGACCTAGATAGTTGTATGGGACTTACTACCGAAGAAATGCATAGAGTTAAACAAAAAATTGGAGTATTTGGACGTAGCTTAAGCTACATCATTGAAGGATATTATCTACTCGCCCTCGCAATAAAAAAACTTGAAAAAGAATCTTCCAAAGGCAATTTCAAAGTCGATGAATTGAGACGCTCTATAGAAGATATTTTTGAAATAGAAAAGAAAACAGGGAAATTCGTACGTTTTATTGAAAGTAAAACCCCTCCACTTCTTACTAGTAGTTTAAAATATTATGTCGATGAAGATATTTTAGAGAAAGAACCAGGTCATTATCGTTTAAAAAATGAAAAACTTCTCAATGAAAAAATTGAACTTTTGGCCAATGATCTAGAGGGACAACTAGGTTAA
- a CDS encoding IMP dehydrogenase yields the protein MFDATGILERSRGLTFDDVLLVPRYSEISSRKHPDLKTNITKNFSIDIPIITANMDTITESEMVCSMAKLGGLGSLHRFMSVEDQVSMVEVIKEFQKKHNLTSPIAASIGVKEEGLKRAYALVEAGVQIITLDIAHGDSIMMIETLDQLKKSFKSIDIIAGNVATVEAVSRLIDHGADAIKVGIGPGSMCTTRIITGHGVPQLTAIAMCAQEAKKSGIPVIADGGIKTSGDIVKALCAGADSVMIGSMISGTLETPGEIKGGMKQYRGMASKAAQVSWRGELPQGMAPEGESTMIACKGSVQNVIHEILGGIRSGMSYLGVQKISDMNKAGLFIEMSASGMHESRPHGVN from the coding sequence ATGTTTGATGCTACGGGAATTCTCGAGCGTTCCAGAGGACTTACTTTTGATGATGTTTTATTGGTACCCAGATATTCAGAAATTTCTTCAAGAAAACATCCTGACTTAAAGACCAATATTACAAAAAATTTCTCCATTGATATTCCAATAATCACGGCAAATATGGACACGATTACAGAATCCGAAATGGTATGTTCGATGGCCAAGCTAGGTGGTTTAGGTAGTCTTCACCGTTTTATGTCCGTTGAAGATCAAGTTTCAATGGTTGAAGTCATAAAGGAATTTCAAAAAAAACATAATCTTACCAGTCCTATTGCTGCGTCCATTGGGGTTAAGGAAGAAGGACTCAAAAGGGCCTACGCACTTGTTGAGGCAGGTGTACAGATTATTACACTTGATATTGCTCATGGTGATTCTATTATGATGATTGAAACTTTAGATCAACTAAAGAAAAGTTTTAAATCAATAGACATCATTGCAGGTAATGTCGCAACAGTTGAGGCAGTGAGTCGTTTAATTGACCATGGTGCAGATGCCATTAAAGTTGGAATTGGTCCTGGATCTATGTGTACAACTAGAATCATTACTGGACATGGAGTACCTCAACTTACGGCCATAGCTATGTGTGCTCAAGAGGCCAAAAAATCAGGCATTCCTGTAATCGCAGATGGTGGAATAAAAACATCAGGCGACATTGTCAAAGCTCTTTGCGCTGGAGCAGATAGTGTGATGATAGGTTCGATGATATCAGGAACACTAGAAACTCCTGGTGAAATAAAAGGTGGAATGAAACAATACCGAGGTATGGCATCAAAAGCAGCTCAAGTTTCATGGAGAGGTGAATTACCACAGGGAATGGCACCCGAAGGAGAATCCACTATGATAGCTTGTAAGGGTAGTGTGCAGAATGTCATCCATGAGATCTTGGGTGGTATTCGCTCAGGTATGAGCTATTTAGGTGTCCAAAAGATTAGTGATATGAATAAGGCCGGATTGTTCATTGAGATGTCTGCTTCGGGGATGCATGAGTCTCGTCCTCATGGAGTGAATTAA
- a CDS encoding Na/Pi cotransporter family protein: MNEVGIINLIIAFGALGLLHYGIAQLSFASQYIFDHFFKKLAIKISHKPLYSMAAGLLITAMVQSSTTTTLMAVFLLNAGLISFRSGMGVVLGANIGGAFLPWIFTFHTDTFSFFFIALGAFPSLISRNNQLKQFGRLLLSLGLIFYGLGVLVEVLNIILKNYNINDYSFFSGNFLPQLIIIIVGITFSCILRSSSTMMAIIITLAELKISVPLHVLFALIIGTNLGGGIITILSSHRGNFNARHLAFGHGLFNLVGGIWSFALLYIFHDKVIDLFANLGITDRGVISALAYTIFNSVTVIVCLPGLKQIEGLLNYLFPKEEKDFYDSEAHLDMMGNPEKMLPGVALVVSAKEIIRYQYLMERFFKLTYDYLCTSDKDAKILAKIKNFENIADRRQREMSQFVSALMEKELSSSQSYEGQEVIKITTELEAISDILDKMAIIRTKLGTNFNSHLYPESKVISLFLKTHIFYQDSLEFIKDKAIQSNGRTYQNPKNREDLNKFFERSKGLKETVAKLKLNVIETERLSNESKVMIIDLLAEIRGIRGRSIQILLAFK; the protein is encoded by the coding sequence ATGAATGAAGTTGGAATAATTAATTTAATTATCGCTTTCGGTGCACTTGGGCTGCTCCATTATGGTATTGCGCAACTCTCATTTGCCTCTCAATATATTTTTGATCATTTTTTCAAAAAATTAGCGATTAAAATTTCCCACAAACCTCTGTATTCTATGGCCGCTGGGCTGTTAATAACTGCGATGGTTCAAAGCAGTACGACAACAACCTTAATGGCCGTATTTCTACTTAATGCAGGATTGATATCCTTTAGAAGTGGAATGGGAGTTGTGCTTGGTGCAAATATCGGTGGCGCTTTTCTACCATGGATTTTCACTTTTCATACCGATACTTTTAGCTTTTTCTTTATAGCATTGGGTGCATTTCCTTCTTTGATTTCAAGAAATAATCAGCTTAAACAGTTTGGACGACTTTTACTCTCTTTAGGTCTTATTTTTTATGGACTCGGTGTATTAGTAGAAGTCTTGAATATTATTCTAAAAAATTACAACATTAACGACTATTCTTTCTTTTCAGGCAATTTTTTACCTCAACTGATTATTATAATCGTAGGAATTACATTTTCATGTATTCTAAGATCATCATCTACAATGATGGCCATTATCATTACTTTGGCCGAGTTAAAAATATCTGTTCCATTGCATGTTTTGTTTGCATTAATCATAGGAACAAATTTAGGTGGGGGAATAATCACCATATTGAGTTCACATCGAGGAAATTTTAATGCTAGACATCTGGCCTTTGGCCATGGGTTATTCAATCTTGTCGGAGGAATATGGTCGTTTGCCTTATTATATATTTTCCATGATAAGGTTATAGATTTATTTGCAAATTTAGGTATTACAGATAGAGGAGTTATTTCTGCTCTTGCTTACACTATTTTTAATTCTGTAACCGTCATTGTATGTCTTCCTGGCCTAAAACAAATTGAAGGATTATTAAATTATTTGTTTCCTAAAGAAGAAAAGGACTTTTATGACAGTGAAGCTCATCTGGATATGATGGGCAATCCTGAAAAGATGCTCCCTGGAGTGGCCTTAGTTGTTTCAGCAAAAGAAATCATTCGATATCAGTATTTAATGGAACGTTTTTTTAAACTTACTTATGATTATCTTTGTACGAGTGATAAAGATGCAAAAATTTTAGCAAAAATTAAAAACTTCGAGAATATCGCAGACCGAAGACAACGTGAAATGTCCCAATTTGTTTCTGCTTTGATGGAAAAAGAATTATCCTCTTCACAATCTTACGAGGGGCAAGAAGTTATTAAAATCACAACTGAATTAGAGGCCATTTCTGACATTCTTGATAAAATGGCCATTATCAGAACAAAATTGGGTACAAATTTTAATTCTCACCTCTATCCTGAATCAAAAGTAATTTCCCTATTTTTGAAGACTCATATCTTCTATCAAGACAGCCTTGAATTTATAAAGGATAAAGCAATTCAAAGTAATGGGAGAACATATCAGAATCCTAAAAATAGAGAAGATCTTAACAAGTTTTTTGAACGTTCTAAAGGACTCAAAGAAACCGTAGCTAAATTGAAACTAAATGTTATTGAAACAGAAAGACTCTCAAATGAGTCTAAAGTAATGATCATTGATTTATTGGCCGAAATCAGAGGAATTCGAGGTCGATCTATTCAAATACTTTTGGCCTTTAAGTAA